From ANME-2 cluster archaeon:
AATTCATTGTAGAAGATGATAGCGGAGAGATGGCAAATTTTGTGCAGGTCACATCCATAGAATCAGGTGGCAAACGGGTAAATATGGCTCGTGCCGACAGTATACTGACAATATGGGCCAGGGCAACCGATAAGGTAAGTGCCAAAATATCCGTGAATAAAGGTTGGGAGACTAAATCATTTGAATTGAAAGTTGACGGTGAGAAAGAGTTTACGATTGGTGAAACATTATCTTACAACAATGAAACATTCCAGATAAAAAAAATAAAATTACGAAATGGCGGGTCTGTCGATAGAAAGGGAGAAACGGTGCCAGCTAAACATATTATACGCATTTTTTCTAACTCAATGGAAAGGGTAGATTGGCTGGACCGGAAGAAGGATGGCAAGAAACGTATTTCCCGTCCACATAGCAGTGGCCCTGCAATCCAGCCACGGGGGTCTGCACAATGGACTTTGAAGCGGAAAGAAAAAGACTGATACATAGTCTGCGGACCCGCCATGAAGAACTATCCGGGCGGATATTCACGGCAATGGAGCATGTGCCCAGGCACCTGTTCGTGAAGGAGAACGAACGCTCTGCTGCTTATGCAGACTATCCTCTGGGTATTGGTAGTGACCAGACTATCTCGGCCCCGCACATGGTCGCCATAATGTGCCACCTGCTTGACCTGAGACCTGGGCACAGGGTACTTGAGGTGGGTGGTGGCTGCGGGTATCATGCTGCTGTCATGGCTGAACTGGTGCGCCCTGGGGGACATGTCTATTCCATAGAGCGTATCCCGACACTGGCTGAAGAGGCTCGCCAGAACTTGCTCAAGACCGGATACCAGGACGAAGTTACTATCATCATCGACGACGGTAGCGTGGGGTTACCGGAAGAAGCACCCTTTGACAGGATATCGGTAGCATGTGCTGCCCCTGAAATACCTGAGGTACTTGTGAAGCAGTTGAGTGTGGGCGGAATGATGGTAATACCTGTTGGCAGGTACATGCAGGAACTATACCTGGTAACCAGGACCAACGGTGTTAAAAAAGAA
This genomic window contains:
- a CDS encoding protein-L-isoaspartate(D-aspartate) O-methyltransferase, translating into MDFEAERKRLIHSLRTRHEELSGRIFTAMEHVPRHLFVKENERSAAYADYPLGIGSDQTISAPHMVAIMCHLLDLRPGHRVLEVGGGCGYHAAVMAELVRPGGHVYSIERIPTLAEEARQNLLKTGYQDEVTIIIDDGSVGLPEEAPFDRISVACAAPEIPEVLVKQLSVGGMMVIPVGRYMQELYLVTRTNGVKKEPKGGVIFVPLLGKYGFR